Proteins found in one Candidatus Methylomirabilota bacterium genomic segment:
- a CDS encoding ATP-binding protein codes for MIRRVSAGASARTLGDERDEIAVLARIVEVAGSSLALEEILGEIARGAEELFGTEWNLVLLVEGERLVPRAWTGFESRELRGLSFPADTGLLGRVLSGGASVQLDPDALSEARALASVLAGVRSGLAAPLQARGRRVGALLAAAGTPRRFSQLDETLLRTLAGQAALAVERARLVEELLHADRLSTVGRMLAGVAHELNNPLAVVMGTLDLIRQEPIDSRVSERLARVSDQAQRAVKIVRTLLALARKRPTQRRPVDLTELLASTLELGAYDFKNAEVRVVRRFRESLPPILGDPDQLQQVFTNLVLNATQAMDETHGGGTLTVATDLDREGDRVVVTITDDGPGIRPEHLPRLFEPFFTTKGEGKGTGLGLAICRHIVESHDGRIRAASGPEMGAEFTVELPVCHQTPGHEAAARGDAEVAPIGGVRVLLVEDEPLVGDMLADVLALEGHQVDRATNGREALVRVGSRPYTLIVSDIRMPDLDGPAFYAELLGVSPALARRVVFVTGDVVSAETRRFLDETGLLYLEKPFAIAEFLSTVRRALTQG; via the coding sequence GTGATCCGCAGGGTGTCGGCTGGCGCTTCGGCCCGGACGCTCGGGGACGAGCGCGACGAGATCGCGGTCCTCGCCCGGATCGTGGAGGTCGCCGGTTCGAGCCTCGCCCTGGAGGAGATCCTCGGGGAGATCGCCCGGGGCGCCGAGGAGCTCTTCGGGACCGAGTGGAACCTGGTGCTGCTGGTGGAAGGCGAGCGCCTGGTTCCGCGCGCGTGGACCGGCTTCGAGTCGCGGGAGCTCCGGGGGCTCAGCTTTCCAGCCGACACCGGGCTTCTCGGCCGGGTCCTGTCCGGTGGTGCCTCGGTCCAGCTCGACCCGGACGCGCTCAGCGAGGCCCGGGCGCTCGCCTCGGTGCTGGCCGGCGTGCGGTCCGGCCTCGCCGCGCCGCTCCAGGCGCGCGGCCGCCGCGTGGGGGCTCTGCTGGCGGCGGCCGGGACGCCCCGACGGTTCTCGCAGCTCGACGAGACGCTCTTGCGAACCCTGGCCGGGCAGGCGGCCCTCGCGGTGGAGCGCGCCCGGCTCGTCGAGGAGCTCCTCCACGCCGACCGGCTCTCGACGGTGGGGCGGATGCTGGCCGGGGTCGCCCACGAGCTGAACAACCCCCTGGCGGTCGTCATGGGGACGCTCGATCTCATCCGGCAGGAGCCGATCGACTCCCGGGTATCCGAGCGGCTCGCGCGCGTGTCCGACCAGGCCCAGCGCGCGGTCAAGATCGTACGCACGCTCCTGGCCCTCGCCCGCAAGCGGCCGACCCAGCGGCGCCCGGTCGATCTCACCGAGCTCCTGGCCAGCACCCTGGAGCTCGGGGCCTACGACTTCAAGAACGCCGAGGTGCGGGTCGTCCGGCGATTCCGGGAGAGCCTTCCCCCGATCCTGGGTGACCCGGATCAGCTCCAGCAGGTCTTCACGAACCTGGTCCTCAACGCGACCCAGGCGATGGACGAGACGCACGGAGGCGGCACGCTGACCGTCGCGACCGATCTGGACCGCGAGGGCGACCGGGTCGTCGTCACCATCACGGACGACGGTCCCGGGATCCGGCCGGAACACCTGCCGCGCCTGTTCGAGCCGTTCTTCACGACCAAGGGCGAGGGGAAGGGCACCGGCCTCGGCCTGGCGATCTGCCGCCACATCGTCGAGAGCCACGACGGCCGCATCCGCGCCGCCAGCGGGCCGGAGATGGGTGCCGAGTTCACGGTGGAGCTCCCCGTCTGCCACCAGACGCCGGGCCACGAGGCGGCGGCCCGGGGCGACGCCGAGGTGGCGCCGATCGGCGGCGTGCGCGTCCTGCTGGTCGAGGATGAGCCGCTGGTGGGCGACATGCTGGCGGACGTCCTGGCCCTCGAGGGGCACCAGGTCGACCGGGCCACCAACGGCCGCGAGGCGCTCGTCCGCGTCGGCTCCCGGCCCTATACCCTGATCGTGAGCGACATTCGCATGCCGGACCTCGACGGTCCGGCCTTCTATGCCGAGCTTCTCGGCGTCAGCCCCGCGCTGGCGCGCCGGGTCGTCTTCGTGACCGGGGACGTGGTGAGCGCCGAGACCCGGCGCTTCCTCGACGAGACCGGGCTCCTCTATCTGGAAAAACCCTTCGCCATCGCGGAGTTCCTGTCGACCGTCCGCCGCGCGTTGACCCAGGGCTGA
- a CDS encoding hydroxyacid-oxoacid transhydrogenase has translation MKGVTLPTETVFVMEMSPIKFGLGATDEIGYDARRLGVRKVLIVTDRHLAELGLPERIAGLLGEQGIKADTYDSVEIEPTDHSIEEAADYARTKEFDGVVAVGGGSSIDTAKAVNLLTCYPAPLLDYINKPVGKGVPVPGPLRPLIAVPTTAGTGSETTAVAVAHIVEQDVKAGVSHRLLRPALGVVDPLNTLSAPPEVTAAAGADILTHAVESYTTRPYDARPKHHPPDRPAYIGANPASDIWCERAIEYVGRYLRRAVLNGLDLEARVHLALAANYAGIGFGNAGVHIPHALAYPIAGLVRDYVPAGYRTGHPLVPHGMSVILPAPAVFRFTYPTAPERHLRAAELLGAPVVGLGDAERREALPRALIALMRDVGLPSGLGAIGYTEADVPALIEGTLRQPRLLAGAPRPVGALELETILRDAMRYW, from the coding sequence ATGAAAGGCGTGACGCTTCCCACCGAGACCGTGTTCGTCATGGAGATGTCCCCGATCAAGTTCGGCCTCGGCGCCACCGACGAGATCGGGTACGATGCCCGTCGCCTCGGCGTCCGCAAGGTCCTGATCGTCACCGACCGCCACCTCGCCGAGCTGGGTCTCCCCGAGCGGATCGCGGGACTCCTCGGCGAGCAGGGGATCAAGGCCGACACGTACGACAGCGTGGAGATCGAGCCGACCGATCACTCGATCGAGGAGGCCGCCGACTACGCGCGGACCAAGGAGTTCGACGGGGTCGTCGCCGTGGGCGGGGGCAGCAGCATCGACACGGCCAAGGCGGTGAACCTCCTCACCTGCTACCCGGCGCCGCTGCTGGACTACATCAACAAGCCGGTCGGCAAGGGCGTGCCGGTCCCCGGGCCCCTCCGACCGCTGATCGCCGTGCCGACCACCGCCGGGACCGGCAGCGAGACGACCGCGGTCGCGGTCGCCCATATCGTCGAGCAGGACGTCAAGGCCGGCGTATCACACCGGCTGCTGCGCCCGGCCCTCGGGGTCGTGGATCCCCTCAACACGCTCTCGGCTCCGCCCGAGGTCACGGCGGCCGCCGGCGCGGACATCCTGACCCACGCCGTCGAGTCGTACACGACCCGTCCCTACGACGCCCGGCCCAAGCACCACCCCCCCGACCGCCCGGCCTACATCGGCGCCAACCCCGCCAGCGACATCTGGTGCGAGAGGGCGATCGAGTACGTGGGCCGGTACCTCCGGCGCGCGGTGCTGAACGGCCTCGACCTGGAGGCGCGCGTGCACCTCGCGCTGGCGGCCAACTACGCGGGGATCGGCTTCGGCAACGCCGGGGTCCACATCCCGCACGCGCTGGCCTATCCGATCGCCGGGCTCGTCCGCGACTATGTGCCGGCTGGTTACCGGACGGGGCACCCCCTGGTGCCGCACGGGATGTCCGTCATCCTCCCGGCGCCCGCCGTGTTCCGCTTCACGTACCCGACGGCGCCCGAGCGGCATCTCCGCGCCGCCGAGCTCCTGGGCGCGCCGGTCGTCGGGCTCGGCGACGCCGAGCGGCGCGAGGCGCTGCCCCGGGCCCTGATCGCGCTGATGCGCGATGTCGGCCTCCCGAGCGGGCTCGGGGCCATCGGCTACACGGAGGCCGACGTGCCGGCGCTCATCGAGGGGACGCTTCGGCAGCCGCGTCTCCTGGCCGGCGCGCCACGACCGGTCGGGGCCCTCGAGCTGGAGACCATCCTGCGCGATGCCATGCGGTACTGGTGA